Genomic segment of Malania oleifera isolate guangnan ecotype guangnan chromosome 7, ASM2987363v1, whole genome shotgun sequence:
AAAATTTTTCTGACCATGTTTAACAAACATGGAAGCCTCTTAACAGGTTAACTTCACTGAAGTAAGCCATTCTTGCGCAGATACCAAATCAGGAAGCACAGGTGCACCGGATTTCCTCCAGTCTTCAGCATCCGCTGTCTTGAATCTATCAAGCAGCAATGCATGCATTCCTACACTCTTAGCCGGCAAATAGTCCTTGCGCATGCTGTCCCCAATGTGCAGAGCTTCTCCCGGTGCAATATTCCCAGCCTTTTCGAGGGCAATCTCATAGATCCTTGGATTTGGTTTCTCCACTCCTTCTAGGCCAGAGAACACACCAAAGTCCCACTCAGATCCCTGAAGCCATACATGAAACCGGTAGAACTTTCAGTGTTTAACAAGTTCAAATGCATTGGCATGTAAACACAGCAACTACATAATTCCACTGCTTAAGATTCAACATTGAGAAACTATGTCTGTGATTAAATTATACCAGAATTAACAAAAACCATTAAGAATAGAATGAAATCTAGTggaaatttatcacttgatttctttatgttttccactaaTGCGCCTACCTTGTTTAGACCCATGGCCGGAAGGATTACATCCTGATACCGATACTCTGCATTACTGACAAGCCCAACCATAACACCCTGTTCACGTACCCATCTCAAGAACCGCTGGGAATCCGGGAAGATAGTATAAGGTGCAGAAGAACCAAAGGTTGCATATATACGCCTGAAAATCTTCTCCAATGTCTCTTCATCATACTCATATCCTGCCTGTCAGAAAAACAAGACTTTATAACAAACAAAATTGAAGCTAAAGAACCAGGCCGAGAATCCTTTAAATTTGtttttcttagaaaaaaaaaaatgatttagcTAGACCATTGCAAGCACTGCACAACTGCATGATATCACAGAGGGTTGCAACTGTTAGCATTCAGAAAACCAAGTGGGGAACTAAAAATTTCTTTCTGCTTTTTCAAAGACATTCCAAGCCACAGCATAACATGCAACTATTGGCAACAAATCATGCTAAAAGATCTAATGGAGAAGTCACAGATCTTACCCTCACAAAGGAATCTCTGACACACGTTTTCCACCAAATAATGTTGGGCATTTTTGCTGCATGCCCAAAACAGGGGTACTTTTTTGCCATCTCAGTGTATGCAAGTTTAAAACCCTGGTGGACACGTTTGTAATCGGGGCATGGTAATCCCACAGATTTGGCTGCCATGCAATAGTAATCACCAAGCTCTCCTTTGTAGGCTATGAGTGTACCCGTGACATCAACGGTGATGCAACGTAGCTTTGACAACATCGACATTGTACCAACACGCAGCAATTGCGATGCAGAGTTTTGAAATTGAACAAATCCCAGAAATTTACTGGGGTGAATAATATATCAAttcagtattaaaaaaaaaaaaacacccaggTAAGAGCATTCCACAGTGATGATGCTATAAATTGACCAACTCCTTCAATGGATCACCAGTGCCCTGCAATTTATTTCAACAATCAAGTGTATGAACAAGGAAGTTCAAATTGAATCAATAAAGAACATGTGGTGTGAACTAGAATCAATAGTTCTAAAAAGCAATGAAAAATAAAACCACAGAAAAAGAGGAGGATCAACCTTTGAAATTCAGAAAGAGAACAGGAGTGTGGGgactcaaattttttaattttggatGGCCTGTCTTTGCATTAATTCAGAAATTAACTCCAGAAGTGGCAGAAGGACTTCTTTATAAAACCAAGAATTCCAGATAAATGCCCAATCTCATAAACCGCTGAAAAAGAGGAGGATCAACCTCTGAAATTCAGAAAGAGAACAGAAGTGTGGGgactcaaattttttaatttggATGGCCTGTCTTTGCATTAATTCAGAAATTAACTCTAGAAGTGGCAGAAGGACTTCTTTATAAAACCAAGAATTCCAGATAAATGCCCAATCTCATAAACCGGAAGAGGAAGTATGCTTAGTATCAGTGATACTagtagtgttggccttacaaggtttaaaatcttgttatcttgttttgatgctaacaaacaagtgaaatttaatgtatttgtgtgagtaatgatatttcagggcttatatatgagaaaccaaaggtcaaagtgttcaagacgatcaaatgaagcttaaaagagtctaagcatggatttaaagatgatatattaaatcctgaagaatatgaagacatgaatgagttgttgaaagccaaggaatactaaaagatccaaagaaaggcaaagtgataaagctcaaagaatatgaaagtttgaagaaaagatggaagcttgaagaaacaaaacatgaagacttagaatgagaaaagttttagaagttttcatgtaagtactttaaatgtttaaaatatcgtttgcaatattttgaaactcttaggttaacttcttggacctaactaccttttaaaatatatgtaaaataattttataaagtcaaaaattattttaaaagggttagaatcatttttggaataaaaagcaccaaaaagggtttttctgtttgctgtcagtttttatacagtcatattcaggtgtatttttcactatcaaacattcattattttaaaaagtgatgaacatgaaagttttaggattttctcttagctttcttttgacaccaagaacacctaatttggagttatacataaaaagttatggctaaaatactgaagcggggtcactgctgtcagtcagctgaacactgttcacgggagggacttcagatgactgaacaagtgacttcagtcgactgaagaataagttcagttgactgaagtatTTTCTGAATAGGCAGAAAGTTGCAGCattgagttcagtcgactgaacttatgacttcagtcaactgaactctgttcaacgggaaaatttttcaaattctaatattttaaaatatagccgtttgagctccaaactttctataatattgggaaacacttaaaggaaatttttgcaacatggaaacaagtttgaaagcctataaatatatggttttgcaaatcaaaacacatccaagaattgaaaaatctgcttgtaaagctgaaagtattcttgttcttcaaaagctctcttgctcactcattgaaaaattcttttgctgagaattctgaagtgccaATCCTTCCTCCTTTGGATTCCTACTATTAATTCTTATCTAAGaaagatattggtgaattctacacttgagcttcattgtatttcatattggtattttacattcaaagcacatagtgctgaaattgtactaacttgctctttgagagagtatacttgtatgcagattatatcttgtttcttattgttctttgacgttccaagagTTATTTAgacgttggctaagcaaggaaatattgcttagagaggcgggcgctagcctatgtaaggagtgaccaaacgagagaatatcgtttggagaaggcgggctctaaccttaatcaaggagtgttgtaatcggtattattccacccgtcaacggaactgaactagtgaatcctttggtggtttgccaaaggcgaggacgtaggttgggtataagccgaacctcgtaaaaatctccgtctcattctctctttcccttaatctttattttcagcatatttaaattgcgttgatggtttaaaatttgggaatcatataaactacatatatttggaaaatcaaacaaacttaaggtttaattttgatttgggttgcggaaaccgaaagggagtacgttggtgataCCATAtgttgcggaaaccttacgggagtacgttacttggttaacatcccaaagataaatttaccaagagcttatttgagttctaaatatttggaaagagtgatttgatttatctatacagggctttacattagcaagcataaattttcattcataacagggtttggttcaaatttggcaaatataaacaaacagcCATCTTAaattgttatattaccaaagtgctgaatactttatatcttggtttggttgtttgttgtttgacttatacttggaaaataaattgattgtttggtttgaagattgcgtttaattgattggttgtttaattaagttgttgtgtgattggtgaaattacacaaataagttaaagaattggttaagtgtttaaagaagttaaggattcttaaaagaagttaaaagaaagttttaaaagccaatttactccccctcttgggaagctattcctaatttcaagtaGTATTAAATGCCAGGGAGCAGTGTTTTCCTAATCTCATTTTCTTATCAACTGGTTCCACATTCCTCCAAAGATACATTCCAACTCTATAACTTTTTAACAATCTCTATTAGCCTATTCATTATAGTCAAACTGAGCAGCATATACTTAAAGAAAGGAATGCACCATGATAATCAAATTTCAATTCAGGATATCTTTAACCAAATCTTACCCTGCTAGTTTCTTCTAGAGTTGTAGGATCTAATGATCACAAAATGGTGTTAAACCACAGTTTCAAGATGTCCAGCTAGATTCCAAATGTTTGGCTACTAGATAATCAGGTTGAAAAATGTTTCCCCTCTTTTTCTCAATTCATCTAAATAAAATAGTCGCTTTGTAGATTCCCAACATTTAGGGTTTGTAActaagtaggaaaaaaaaaaaaaaaaaaggcagcctGGTGTACGAAACTCTCGGGTATGTGGGGTCCAAGGAAGGGGCAGACCACGATGGGTTTATAGGACACAACCTTACATTGCATTTTAgttgtagaaaataattttcattttctagtttagttttccaaagaattataataaATACTAACTTATTTTTCAGTTTCCAGGATTTGTAATAAGAAAAAGGTAGAAAATCAAGGGGCAGTGGTGAAAAacgtttttatttttcaaaaatgaaaaataagctGACTTTTCTGTAATACTTCGGAAAACTAGAAAACGGAAAATAAAAAACTGTGTTCCACAACTAAAGAGACCCTTAGCTTCTACCTTATTAtcttccattttcatctttccaAAAATTACAAAATGCTACCTTGTTTTCAacatttatatattataaaaaaaaaaaactacttagAAAACAACAAAATGATATTTCccaatttttcaatataaattttgtaaACCTAGAAAATAAAGTGGCATTTTGCAAaccttgaaaaataaataaataatgggccaaacctgtttttttttttttttggtggtgtACCAGAATGAATTCACAAAACAAAGaagtattttttaattattttaaaaactatgactaaaaaaatgaaaattgctTTTTGCAACTAAACAAACCCTAAGGCCTTCTCTACCcctgccccccccccccaccccccggCGTCccccaaagaaaaataaaaaatatgaatagTAACACACACAGATGGAGTATTTGAAAGTTTCAAATTTTTAAGTACTCGCATACTCTTAAGGTTAATTCTCAGGCAGCTTTGACACCTACAAAAATGAGGGATGGCAGTCCAGTGAACCATAGGAACAGTATCTCTTTTAGACACTACAATTGCTTTTAGTAAGGCATAACCTTTGTATACAATTCCCATCTCCCTACCACTGCAAAAGGCTCTTCATTAATAAATTTTTCAGTCAATGCAAGGACTTTTAAGTAGCAAATCCCCAAAATTGTACAGTTGGTCTGAACAAGTGAGTCTTAGAGGACTATGAAGAAGTTTACTAGAatgaattattttttgttttttgatggTGAACTGGAATGAATTCACAGAATAAGGAAAATTTCCAGTCAAAAGCTTCAAATAAAACTTAGTAGCATAGCCAGTTGAAAAGGCATATCTTTGTAAGGAGTTTGCCAAAAATAGCATAAATATGCTAGGATCTACTCCCATGCCGTTAAAGTTATTAAATTATTAAACCAACAAAAATGTTacaaaaatggatgaaaatgCAAGCAGCCTCAAAACATATAAGGGTAGAAGAAGAGAAAATACAATTCTCTGCAAGTAGGTAATCTTAGATTCTCTACTAGTAGTCCATCCAAAGACtccaaacaaaaaaataattacaCTACTTAATAGTTCTAAATAAACCCATTTTTCATTGGCATAAGAAGTTGTGAAATAACAAAGAATAGATAACAGCATTATTTTCCCCAAAATGTGTAGAAATAAGATGGAGAAATTAGCTGTAGAATAGAAAATGCTTCAAGGCACATTATAATGtcattttccttaaaacgttatttacCCCCACTAGAtcggtgtgtattgagtcagcaaaAACAATTCCAGGATACAATGAAGCCcagaatattattttgatatcAATTTGCATTATACACAAAcaaaaactgatcacaaacacccttagaagaATCTGAAATAAATTTCTGGTATTCTATTTTTACAGAAAACAAAACCCAGATTTGAAGAAGATACAAGTTGTGGAAATTTTATgtgagaaagagaatgagagaacaATGAAATTTCTATATATTTCGTGGAATTAATTCTGTCTTTAAATAGATAGAATTATGCCTTTTCCCAAAAGTTACAAAGGTCTGAATAGTTACACTTGTTCAAAGCGTTACATGCGTTGACCTGGTCGCACCTCCATAATTTCCTAGTCGCGCCCTGGTCGACACATTCTAGAAGATTTCTGTGTACAACTTATAGCACAGTCGACCGGGTCGCACTTCCAAGATTTCTTGGTCGCGTCCTAGTCGAACCATTCTGTGAACCTGCTATTATTTAGTACTCTGGAATAGTTCGACCTAGTCGCCCTTTGTGTCTCCTTGGTCGCACCACATAATCTTATAAAAAGTGCTAAGTACTTGTGCGTCATCTAAATGTGCCACTAGCGCCCTACAGCCCAAGCGACGCACGCGTGCATGTGCGGATGGTGCAAAGCTCCGTCGTAGGGTACACACTAACACTATCTCTTAACCAATTTTAAGAGAATATTttaccttatcatttattaatgactttttctttttcactttttccaatgtgagacaagcCCACATAgcatatattttagaaaatatttcaacaaaatgTAGCAAGGAAACAAacgtattttaaaaaataataataacaaaacatCAAATTCTAACAACAATATTTTCTTTACTGTTGGAGGAGCGAAGAAACAGATCATCTGCACTTTCAATAGGTACAGTATTGTGCTGGAGCCAGGAGATGCGTGAGCTACAAGCTGGAGACGCATCTGCAAGCTGTAATCCGCGGCCATTTAATTTAGACGAATGTAATTCctcaaatttaatttattgtaatttattatgattgaTTACCAGTTatctataaatagaggagctatTGAGAGATAGTATGTACAGAGAAAAacagagaggaggaagagagtgtgaggaagagagaagagaggcctGAGAGATTGTATTTTCTTTACCGGCGGTttaagtgaattgtggtgtgctccgtggacgtaggtcgatcttgaccgaaccatgtaaatttctggtgtctcaatttttctgattgctcacagggtcctaacaagtggtatcagagccgacagttcataactctgggtgagcgacatcgtaaaagtcgagacgggaagctaattctcctaacgtgctaacAGTTAGAAGACCAAGTGTGGggccgaggccaataaggatcatctagactggggatggatccgaatagggtcaagatatGAGAGGTAGGATtagttcggaggcacgtggaatacAAGAACTAGTGCAAAAgtctaaagaaagaatatgagacaaagTCAAAGACAGAAtcaaatgttgcttcagaaaatgatgatatgttgatctgctctttggagagtaAAAAAGAGTCTTGGGTGTTAAGACTCTGAaacttcattccatgccacttgcagcagagattgcctagaggagtatacatcaggtaatttcggtaaagtatatcttggcaatgatcaaccttgcgacattgccggcaaggggacagtgaagatcaataTGAATGGGTCAGTGTGGAAGCTGggagatgtcagatatattccagacctgaggaagaacttgatctcagttggtcaattgGCAAATGAAGGAcataacacaactttcattggtgatgaatggaagatttcgaagggtgcactgACGATtacacgaggtaagaaaagtggggctctttatgtaactcctaatgcatgcatgtctattgtagttgctacaggaaatgatgatagtaACATATGACATCAACGACTCAGACACATGAGTGAAAAGAGACTCAggatgatgcactcaaagggtaagttgagtgatttacagtcggtgaagattgacacatgtaaggattgcatatttgggaaacagaagagggtcagtttccaaaCGAACAttagtaccccaaagaaggagagacttgagctagttcATTCatatgtatggggaccaacaaccatttcatccacaggtgggaagcattacttcgtaacatttattgacgatcattcacggaaggtatgggtttacttcctaaaatataaatctgacattttttatgcttttaaaatttggaaagcaatgatagaaaatgaaactggtttgaaaatcaagaagcgaagaacagataacggtggtgagtatgttgacaccgagttcaagaaattctgttataagcatggtatcagaatggaagaAACTGTgtcaggtacgcctcaacacaacggtGTAGCCAAGCAGATGAACAaaacgttgacagaaaaagccagaagcatgcgtatgcagtcaggcttgccaaagatgttttgggcagaagtagTCAACAcaacagcttatttgattaacaggagtccatcaaTACCATTAGACTATAGTCTACCAAAAGAAGTACGGAGcaataaagaggtaagactttcacatttgagagtttttagttgtattgcatatgtacatatcaatgatcatgtcaagaATAAGCTAAATCCAAAATCCCGAAAATGCAccttcatcggttatggtggagatgaatatgggtatcgcatttgggatgatgaaaacaaaaaggtgatcagaagcagagatgtaatttttgataaaaaggtgatgtacaaagatagacacacaacagaatctACAGAGTCtaaaacaacctttgtagatgtggatgatgttctAGGTGTAAGGATACGTCAGCGGAACACTGAGAATCCTCAACAAAATACTGAAAATCCTCAAGTAGAGGAACCtatggagcagattgttgcaccaccacctcctactccagcactagagcttaggagatcttctcaacagcatgtaccaaataggaggtatgtgaatcatttacttcttatagatggaggagaacctgaatgctatgttaaaacatgtcaggcaggagattcgagcaggtaggagcttgcaatgaaagacgagatgaagtcccttaactccaacaaaacatgggaaataactaagttgcccaatggtaagaaggttcttcacaacaaatgggcgtacaggatcaaagaagagcatgatggatcaAAGAGGTATAAATCCCAATTAGTAGTCAAAAGTttcaaacaaaaagaagaaattgactacactgatatttttgcaccgattgtgaagctgacaaccatcagatttgtCTTCAGTATTGTTGTCTCAGAGGGCTTACATCTTGAGCAATTGGACGTGAAGACGGCATTTCTTCACgatgatcttgatgaggaaatttatatgcaatagCCAGAAGGTTTCTCAGTTAAAGgcaaagagaatcttgtatgcaaattgaagaagagtttgtatgatctcaaacaagctcctaggcagTGGCACAAGAAATCTGACAGCTGTATACAAAGGAACAATTTTCAAaagtgcaatgccgaccactgttgctacttcagaAGGGTATTAtactagctatattatcctaCTGTTATATGTTAATGATATGCTAGTCGCAAGATCAAATATAGAAGCAATCAGAAAATTGAAAGAGCAATtgtcagaggaatttgatatgaaagacttgggtcctgcaaagcaaattcttgagatgcggatctctagagataagcaacaagaaACGTTGCGGTTATCTTAGTCAAAGTACATCATCCGTGTTTTACAAAAGTTTAACATGAGCAGCGTCAAAATTGTAAATACACCATTAGCAGTCTCCCCAGAtagatgaagaaaaagacttcatggctaaggtaccatacgccTCGGCCGTTGGAAGTCTcttgtatgctatggttggtaccagactagatattggccaagcagtgggagctgtcagcaggtatatgtcaaatccagggaagacataCTGGAAAatagtgaagtggattttgagatatctacgtggcactattgataagtgcctatgtttcagcAAAAGTGATTTGAAAATCCAAGGGTTTGTAGATGCTAATTTTGCAAGTGAAATTGAATATCACAGAAGCACCATCgggtatatattcactgttggcacaacaactgttagttgaATGTCATAGATACAAAAAATTGTTGTTctatctactacagaagctgagtatatAGCAATGATAGAAgtcagtaaagagatgatttgaccTCAGAGTTTGTTAACGaagcttggattaaagcaggagaggaatgttttgtacaatgacagtcagagtgcgatacatctggcaaagaactacGCATTTCATCCCAAAACTAAACATATTGGATTGCATTATCCCTTCGTTAGATCTCTCATAGAGGACAGCATGTTGATACTTGAAAATatccaaggtagcagaaatccgacagatatgttaactaaggtggtgactacagagaagctgaagttgtgttcaacttcagttcgTCTTCATGCCTAAAGACATATTTTGAGtacatcatttattcatatactgtggttgaggaggcgtctccgttttcaagtgggagattgttgtgctGGAACCAGGAGACGCGTGAGCAGAGCTGGAGACGTGTGAGCTGCAAGCTAGAGACACGTCTGCAAGCTGTAATCTGCGACCATTTAATTTAGATGAATGTAATTCCTCAAATttgatttattgtaatttattgtGATTGATTACCAGCTACCTATAAATAAAGGAGCTGTTGAGAGATAGTATGTACAGAGAAAAatagagaggaggaagagagtgtgaggaagagagaagagaggcttGAGAGATTGTATTTTCTTTCCCAACGGTttaagtgaattgtggtgtgctccgttgACGTAAGTCAATTttggccaaaccacgtaaatttttggtgtctcaatttttctggttgctcacaaggtcctaacaaatggtatcagaaccaacggttcgtaactctaggtgagcgactttgtaaaagtcgagacgggaagctaattctcctgacgtgctaatagttggaggatcAAGTGTGTGGCCGAAACCAATAAAGATCATCTAGGCTggggatggatccaaatagggtcaagatgtgagaggtaagattggttcggaggcacgtggaatacaatctgaggcacgtaaggcgccagtggtaaggcctaCTTGAGCAACTGTTAGGGAATTGAGCTTGCTTCCATAAGGGAAACGGTTTTCAttcaagggggagtagttggaactcacaagtgagggggagattgttgagaattccacttgtagtTTGTCCCACGttagaaaattagagtggatgatgggtgcttatatacatggttggacccacgacccaataggcttaaccttttgggtcaagttggtattcacccatgtgtatGAAGTCCACCCATAAGCTCCTTCGGTCTTAACATACAGGTGACAAATTACAAAAACGAAGCCCATTTTTATATTGACTTATTCACCTGCTTATGCTTAAAAATTTTGCTCCATTTGTCTTTGAACTGAGGTTGGTAATAGTGTATTGAGTATGCCCTCGCTTACATTTGCAGAACTAATGGCTCCACGAGATGCTTATTTCTATTAGATATATTTGCTACAAAGACTATCAAAGAAATTCAAGAACACTACTAATCTAACATGTACAGTAAACCTGAGTTTTGGGAATGGAAGTACCCACATTACATCATAAACATTCTTCACGCAGGGAACCACAGAAAATTAAAAgtacaactaaataaaaataaaataaaagaacataattaaaataaaaataagaagaactgaataaaacataatcaatACTATttcaacaaaaaacaaaaataaaaaatatttcaaaaaaaaaaacaaacaaacacaaaaacaaaatcaatcaacaatgaAAATACTCATGA
This window contains:
- the LOC131160160 gene encoding uncharacterized protein LOC131160160: MSMLSKLRCITVDVTGTLIAYKGELGDYYCMAAKSVGLPCPDYKRVHQGFKLAYTEMAKKYPCFGHAAKMPNIIWWKTCVRDSFVRAGYEYDEETLEKIFRRIYATFGSSAPYTIFPDSQRFLRWVREQGVMVGLVSNAEYRYQDVILPAMGLNKGSEWDFGVFSGLEGVEKPNPRIYEIALEKAGNIAPGEALHIGDSMRKDYLPAKSVGMHALLLDRFKTADAEDWRKSGAPVLPDLVSAQEWLTSVKLTC